Proteins from one Prevotella sp. E2-28 genomic window:
- a CDS encoding DUF2149 domain-containing protein, with amino-acid sequence MLKRRNKSMLAQAEDDDPMSVVSNLFDVSMVFAVALMVALVTHFNMTEMFSQEDFTMVKNPGKDNMEIITKEGHTINRYTPSEDQSNADGAKGKRVGIAYELDNGEIIYVPE; translated from the coding sequence ATGTTGAAACGAAGAAATAAATCGATGTTGGCGCAGGCCGAGGACGACGACCCGATGTCTGTTGTCAGCAACCTGTTTGATGTGTCTATGGTGTTTGCTGTTGCCTTGATGGTGGCCCTCGTCACCCATTTTAACATGACTGAGATGTTTTCGCAGGAAGACTTCACAATGGTGAAGAACCCGGGTAAGGACAACATGGAGATTATTACGAAGGAAGGTCATACCATCAACCGTTATACGCCGAGTGAAGATCAGTCGAATGCCGATGGTGCTAAAGGAAAGCGTGTCGGCATTGCCTATGAGCTTGATAACGGTGAGATAATATACGTCCCGGAATAA
- a CDS encoding response regulator transcription factor, giving the protein MEGRPHIAIIDPNTLAVLGLKQLLQNVMPIATVDTFGTMAELMANKPEQYMHYFVSMNIVLENRPFFTENRRKTIVLTLSLNENSKLSEFHSLCINVPESELVRALLMLQQMGHSGGRNMPPMPKILQQKILSDREIEVMSLIVQGFINKEIADKLNIGLATVVTHRKNIMEKLGMKSVSALTIYAVMHGYVDINKI; this is encoded by the coding sequence ATGGAAGGTCGCCCACATATAGCTATCATTGATCCTAACACGCTGGCCGTGCTAGGACTGAAGCAATTACTGCAAAACGTGATGCCTATTGCTACCGTAGATACCTTTGGAACAATGGCGGAACTGATGGCAAATAAGCCGGAACAGTATATGCATTATTTTGTGTCGATGAATATTGTTCTAGAGAACAGACCTTTCTTTACGGAGAATCGTAGGAAGACCATTGTATTGACTCTCTCCCTGAATGAGAACAGCAAGCTGTCGGAGTTTCATTCACTCTGCATCAACGTACCGGAATCAGAGTTGGTACGTGCACTGCTGATGCTTCAGCAGATGGGTCATAGTGGTGGGCGTAACATGCCGCCGATGCCTAAGATTCTGCAACAGAAAATACTATCGGACCGTGAGATTGAGGTGATGTCGCTGATAGTGCAGGGCTTTATTAACAAGGAGATAGCCGATAAGCTGAACATTGGTCTGGCTACGGTGGTAACGCACCGAAAGAATATCATGGAGAAACTGGGTATGAAAAGCGTATCCGCGCTCACCATCTACGCAGTGATGCACGGATACGTGGATATCAATAAGATTTGA